GCCGCTGTGATCGCCGACCATGCCCCCGCTTGCGCTGCGGTCGAGGAAGTGTTCGTCAACGACAATCCGCAATCGACGCTGAAGCTTGCCCATGCGCGCGGCGTCGTGCTGCTCGGCTGCGCGCGCGGTGGGCTGACGGTCGCCGAATATGCGCCGCGCCTCGTCAAGAAGGCGATCGTCGGCACTGGCGGCGCGGCGAAGGAACAGGTGCAGGCTATGCTACGCATCCTGCTTCCTGGCGCGAAAGTCGCCGG
This genomic interval from Sphingopyxis chilensis contains the following:
- the ruvC gene encoding crossover junction endodeoxyribonuclease RuvC, which gives rise to MIILGLDPSLSCTGWGVIRVEGSRISHIANGQVKTDTKAPLPDRLAHLDTMLAAVIADHAPACAAVEEVFVNDNPQSTLKLAHARGVVLLGCARGGLTVAEYAPRLVKKAIVGTGGAAKEQVQAMLRILLPGAKVAGADAADALAVAICHANHRPRY